One window of the Triticum dicoccoides isolate Atlit2015 ecotype Zavitan chromosome 3B, WEW_v2.0, whole genome shotgun sequence genome contains the following:
- the LOC119275615 gene encoding reticulon-like protein B21, whose amino-acid sequence MQQPGAATPSTRRRLTVPRRSPAAASVWETRMEMDEVKGGVKVFSEGADDADEEGMRVYSRLRRNQSDGGGAGAGAGTAAAAKKRRNWKASEPVMAIGELRKSRSDTASTGAVAKRAVARVTTPEKKLAAEVKEVVVVEVEQAPLPQPKNIEEEAEEEEEEEWEEELEAEEEEKEVLDQDQTAIDEDETDQATAPNQADEQDLALPTKRAIRPVAAPIEDERALNPEPTKLAAAVNLRAMNPEPMTPAVKKKPTPVVIHRTDPEPARTSPEKKASPVIRRHFPKQEPVDDTPPEEEEEYEEIQGRPSALSASNRRMQNIVDLVMWRDVSKSAFVFGFGTFSLISCSYAKDLNFNTITAASYLGLVYLGLRFLCKSLLNRGESVECDDETNNGRSHYLVGEEDAVWLLRLVLPYVNEVLLNLRSLFSGEPATTMKLALLLFAMARCGNFVTLWTLAKLVFFGIFTIPKVCSSYSTQLARYGKFWLERFRDAWESCSHKKAVAAAVFTLVWNVSSTVARVWAVFMLVVAMKCYQQCMMEFGWSSSVEEAAENDEPQQQQEESPAKPVQTEKAHDQGSHGFVAARHRRMPVSGEFARERLRARGGIQPRC is encoded by the exons ATGCAACAGCCGGGGGCCGCCACGCCCAGCACGAGAAGGCGCCTCACGGTGCCGAGGCGGTCTCCCGCGGCGGCGTCGGTGTGGGAGACACGGATGGAGATGGACGAGGTGAAGGGCGGCGTCAAGGTCTTCAGCGAAGGCGCCGACGACGCCGACGAGGAGGGCATGCGGGTGTACAGCCGCCTGCGACGGAATCaaagcgacggcggcggcgcgggcgcgggcgccggCACGGCTGCGGCGGCCAAGAAGAGGAGGAACTGGAAGGCGTCGGAGCCGGTCATGGCGATCGGGGAGCTGCGCAAGTCGCGCTCCGACACGGCGTCGACGGGGGCGGTGGCCAAGCGGGCGGTGGCGAGGGTCACCACGCCGGAGAAGAAGCTGGCGGCCGaggtgaaggaggtggtggtggtggaggtggaaCAGGCGCCATTGCCGCAACCCAAGAACATCgaagaggaggcagaggaggaggaggaggaggagtgggaagaagagctggaagcagaggaggaggagaaggaggtgcTAGATCAAGATCAGACGGCCATTGACGAGGACGAAACTGATCAGGCGACTGCTCCGAATCAAG CGGACGAACAAGATCTTGCGCTACCGACAAAAA GAGCGATCAGGCCTGTGGCAGCACCGATTGAAGATGAGAGAGCACTCAACCCAGAGCCGACGAAACTTGCTGCCGCTGTCAACCTCCGGGCGATGAACCCAGAGCCCATGACCCCTGCAG tgaagaagaaaccGACTCCGGTGGTAATTCACAGGACGGACCCAGAGCCGGCAAGAACTTCTCCAG AGAAGAAAGCTTCGCCGGTAATCCGCCGCCATTTCCCGAAGCAAGAGCCTGTCGACGATACTCCCCCTG aggaggaagaagagtatgaGGAGATCCAGGGCAGGCCGTCAGCTCTTAGCGCAAGCAATCGAAGAATGCAGAACATTG TGGATTTGGTAATGTGGAGAGATGTGTCAAAGTCTGCATTTGTGTTTGGATTCGGGACCTTTTCGCTCATCTCCTGCTCCTATGCCAAAGACCTAAACTTCAA CACAATAACAGCGGCTTCGTATCTAGGCCTGGTCTACCTTGGTCTAAGATTCCTTTGCAAGTCCTTACTCAACag AGGTGAGAGTGTGGAGTGTGATGATGAGACGAATAATGGGAGGTCCCACTACCTGGTAGGTGAGGAGGATGCCGTCTGGCTGCTGAGGCTTGTGCTGCCCTACGTCAACGAGGTGCTCCTGAACCTCAGGTCCCTCTTCTCCGGCGAGCCAGCAACCACCATGAAG CTGGCGTTGCTGCTGTTTGCAATGGCCCGGTGTGGTAACTTTGTCACCCTTTGGACCCTGGCCAAACTGG TGTTCTTTGGCATCTTCACCATTCCCAAGGTGTGCTCCTCCTACTCCACGCAGCTCGCCAGATATG GTAAGTTTTGGCTGGAGAGGTTTAGGGATGCATGGGAGTCTTGCTCCCACAAGAAGGCGGTCGCCGCAGCCGTCTTCACCCTCGTCTGGAACGTCTCCTCCACGGTGGCTCGTGTCTGGGCTG TGTTCATGCTGGTGGTGGCGATGAAGTGCTACCAGCAGTGCATGATGGAGTTCGGCTGGAGCAGCTCGGTGGAGGAGGCCGCTGAGAACGATGAGCCGCAACAGCAGCAGGAGGAGTCTCCCGCTAAACCTGTCCAGACAGAGAAGGCACATGATCAAGGGTCGCATGGCTTCGTGGCGGCACGGCACCGGCGAATGCCGGTCTCCGGTGAGTTCGCCAGGGAGAGGCTGAGGGCGAGAGGCGGCATCCAGCCAAGGTGTTAG